In a genomic window of Tachysurus vachellii isolate PV-2020 chromosome 13, HZAU_Pvac_v1, whole genome shotgun sequence:
- the mmgt1 gene encoding ER membrane protein complex subunit 5: MASSFWKGVVGLGLFALAHAAFSAAQHRSYMRLTEKENETLPIDIVLQTLLAFVVTCCGIVHISGEFKDMDASSELKHKTFDTLRNHPSFYLFNHRGRVLFSSEPEAPTATPQALPSNPLRLRKLENFH, from the exons ATGGCTTCGTCCTTTTGGAAAGGCGTTGTTGGTTTAGGACTGTTCGCTTTGGCCCATGCGGCTTTTTCGGCGGCGCAGC aTCGATCATACATGCGGCTGACAGAAAAGGAGAATGAAACTCTTCCAATAGAT ATAGTATTACAGACGTTGTTAGCATTTGTGGTTACATGTTGTGGAATAGTCCACATCTCGGGTGAGTTTAAAGACATGGACGCATCTTCAGAGCTTAAACACAA AACATTTGACACATTGAGAAACCACCCGTCTTTCTACCTGTTCAACCATCGAGGCAGGGTGCTTTTCAGCTCAGAGCCAGAGGCTCCCACTGCAACTCCTCAAGCTTTGCCGTCCAATCCGCTGAGGTTACGCAAGCTGGAGAACTTTCACTGA
- the slc9a6a gene encoding sodium/hydrogen exchanger 6a, giving the protein MGSQRKHTGTQGAWGRLPLCFLASLSVCLCFCRAQDSSMENIVTEKKAEESHRQDSADLLIFILLLTLTILTIWLFKHRRFRFLHETGLAMIYGLLVGVVLRYGIHVPRDINNVTLSCHINASPATLLVNVSGKFYEYTLKGEINANEVKDVQDNEMLRKVTFDPEVFFNILLPPIIFHAGYSLKRRHFFRNMGSILAYAFVGTVLSCFIIGLLMYGCVTLMKYAGQLGGDFFFTDCLFFGAIVSATDPVTVLAIFNELQVDVDLYALLFGESVLNDAVALVLSSSIVAYQPEGDNSHTFEAMAMLKSFGVFLGVFSGSFALGVATGVMTALVTKFTKLRDFQLLETALFFLMSWSTFLLAEACGFTGVVAVLFCGITQAHYTYNNLSPESQDRTKQLFELLNFLAENFIFSYMGLTLFTFQNHVFNPIFIIGAFLAIFLGRAANIYPLSFLLNLGRRNKISSNFQHMMMFAGLRGAMTFALSIRDTATYARQMMFSTTLLVVFFTVWICGGGTTQMLSFQRIRVGVDSDQDNSIGPDGLERRSTKHESAWLFRVWYNFDHNYLKPILTHSGPPLTATLPACCGPLARCLTSPQACENEGQLKDDDSDLILNDSDISLTYGDVTVSTDASGTRTISIPAGAAGVHSDDALDQELTFGDHELVIRGTRLVLPMDDSEPPLRHREI; this is encoded by the exons ATGGGCTCTCAACGGAAACACACCGGTACACAGGGAGCGTGGGGAAGACTGCCTTTGTGCTTTTTGGCTAGTCTGTCAGTTTGTTTGTGCTTCTGCAGAGCACAAGACAGTTCGATGGAGAACATCGTGACTGAGAAAAAGGCTGAAGAAAGCCACCGACAGGACAGCGCCGACCTGCTGATCTTCATCCTGCTCCTCACCCTCACCATCCTCACAATATGGCTATTCAAACACCGCCGATTCAGGTTTCTACACGAGACAGGGTTGGCTATGATCTATG GATTGCTGGTTGGGGTTGTGCTGCGTTACGGGATCCATGTGCCTCGAGACATTAACAATGTTACTCTGAGTTGCCATATCAATGCCAGTCCAGCCACGTTACTGGTCAACGTAAGTGGCAAGTTCTACGAGTACACACTAAAGGGCGAGATCAACGCCAACGAAGTCAAGGATGTTCAGGACAATGAGATGCTTCGCAAG GTGACCTTTGACCCAGAAGTATTTTTCAACATTCTTCTGCCACCTATCATATTTCATGCGGGATACAGCTTAAAGCGA AGACATTTTTTTAGGAACATGGGCTCCATTTTGGCATATGCCTTTGTTGGAACAGTGTTGTCCTGCTTCATCATTGG CTTACTGATGTATGGCTGTGTGACGCTAATGAAGTATGCAGGCCAGTTGGGAGGTGACTTTTTCTTCACTGACTGCCTCTTCTTTGGTGCCATCGTATCAGCCACTGATCCAG TGACCGTCCTGGCCATCTTCAACGAGTTACAGGTGGATGTCGATCTCTACGCTCTATTGTTTGGAGAGAGTGTGTTAAACGATGCTGTTGCTTTGGTCCTTTCCTC gtcCATCGTTGCATATCAGCCAGAGGGAGACAACAGTCATACATTTGAAGCCATGGCCATGCTAAAATCATTTGGTGTTTTTCTGGGAGTCTTCAGTGGTTCTTTTGCTCTTGGAGTAGCTACCGGTGTAATGACTGCCTTG GTTACTAAATTCACCAAGTTGAGGGATTTTCAGCTTCTAGAAACAGCcctcttcttcctcatgtcctGGAGCACATTCCTGTTGGCTGAGGCTTGTGGTTTTACAG gtgtggtAGCAGTTCTTTTCTGTGGAATCACACAGGCTCATTACACCTATAACAACCTCTCCCCTGAGTCACAGGATCGAACCAAGCAA TTATTTGAGCTGCTGAACTTCCTAGCTGAGAACTTCATCTTTTCCTACATGGGCCTGACTCTGTTCACCTTCCAGAACCACGTCTTCAACCCTATTTTTATCATCGGCGCATTT CTGGCCATTTTCCTGGGCCGTGCAGCTAATATTTACCCACTCTCCTTCCTGCTCAACTTGGGCCGCAGGAACAAGATAAGCTCCAACTTTCAGCACATGATGATGTTTGCAG GTCTCCGAGGGGCCATGACCTTCGCCCTGTCTATCAGAGACACAGCCACATATGCACGACAGATGATGTTCTCCACCACACTGCTGGTGGTCTTCTTCACCGTGTGGATATGTGGAGGTGGCACCACACAAATGTTGTCTTTCCAACGAATCCG TGTTGGAGTCGACTCGGACCAGGACAATTCG attGGCCCTGATGGATTAGAGAGGAGGAGCACCAAGCATGAGAGTGCCTGGTTATTTAGGGTTTGGTACAACTTTGACCACAA CTATCTGAAGCCCATTCTGACTCACAGCGGGCCGCCACTCACAGCCACTCTGCCAGCCTGCTGCGGCCCACTGGCCCGATGCCTCACCAGCCCACAGGCGTGCGAG AATGAAGGTCAACTGAAAGACGACGACTCGGACCTTATCCTGAATGACAGTGACATCAGCCTGACCTATGGTGATGTCACAGTTAGCACAGATGCGTCAGGCACACGCACCATCAGCATCCCTGCCGGTGCAGCTGGTGTCCACTCTGATGATGCTCTGGACCAAGAGCTGACCTTTGGTGACCATGAGCTGGTGATCAGGGGCACGCGTCTTGTGCTGCCCATGGACGATTCAGAGCCGCCTCTCCGCCACCGTGAGATTTGA